The following proteins are co-located in the Bacteroidota bacterium genome:
- the pdxH gene encoding pyridoxamine 5'-phosphate oxidase, with the protein MSIDVNIADIREGYEREGLTVHEVDSNPIVQFEQWMQEAVDAGISQPNALTLATASKAGRPSARIVLLKAVTQTGFVFYTNYNGRKGQELAENPYAAMVFLWPSLSRQVRVEGVVTKVSDATSDAYYQSRPRGSKLGAWASPQSEVVENRKDLEEALAQYSAEYADKPVPRPAHWGGYCLQPDAIEFWQGRPSRLHDRILFRATSDGQWVIERLAP; encoded by the coding sequence ATGTCAATTGATGTAAATATTGCAGATATCCGTGAAGGGTATGAACGGGAAGGGCTTACAGTGCATGAAGTAGATAGCAATCCAATTGTGCAGTTTGAGCAGTGGATGCAGGAAGCAGTGGATGCCGGCATTAGTCAACCTAACGCCCTGACCCTTGCAACAGCATCTAAAGCGGGCCGGCCTTCTGCCCGCATTGTATTGCTCAAGGCTGTAACGCAGACGGGATTCGTTTTCTACACAAATTATAACGGGCGTAAAGGCCAGGAGCTGGCAGAGAATCCTTATGCTGCCATGGTTTTTCTGTGGCCTTCATTATCCCGGCAGGTTCGGGTTGAGGGGGTGGTGACAAAGGTGTCTGACGCAACATCCGATGCGTATTACCAATCCCGGCCGAGGGGAAGCAAACTTGGCGCCTGGGCCTCCCCTCAAAGTGAGGTTGTAGAGAACCGCAAAGACCTTGAAGAAGCGTTGGCGCAATACTCAGCGGAGTATGCTGACAAGCCAGTGCCGCGTCCCGCACATTGGGGTGGATATTGCCTGCAGCCAGACGCTATCGAATTTTGGCAGGGCCGGCCCAGCAGATTACACGACCGAATCCTGTTTCGGGCAACGTCGGATGGACAATGGGTTATCGAGCGCCTTGCGCCATAA
- a CDS encoding PLP-dependent aspartate aminotransferase family protein: MPHIETLLAQSGCVEDPDTGALVAPIHLSTTFIRDADGSYPRGFMYSRDNNPTRQLFESTLARIEGGVACAAFSSGMAAATAIFQALKPGDHVLLPDDVYHGARFVATELFETWGLEISQVDMENLQAVQEAIRPNTMLVWIETPSNPLLKITDISAVAKLAHANNAQVVVDGAWTTPLLQLPLDHGADLVLHSVTKYLAGHSDVLGGAVVTRSASPLFDRLRVVQKAGGAVMDPFSAWLALRGMRSLAARMQVQTKNANQLANILHDHPRVAQVHYPALTSHSGHAVAKKQMKQYGGMLSFEVAGTPEEAKQVAHSTRIFKPATSLGGTESLIEHRASIETPPTKTPDTLLRVSVGLEHIEDLLMDLEQAINKVVDA; the protein is encoded by the coding sequence ATGCCTCACATCGAAACGCTACTCGCACAATCTGGTTGCGTCGAAGATCCAGACACAGGTGCCCTCGTTGCTCCCATACACCTTTCAACAACCTTCATTCGCGATGCAGACGGTTCGTATCCCCGCGGATTCATGTATAGCAGGGATAACAACCCAACGCGGCAACTGTTCGAATCAACACTCGCGCGTATAGAAGGCGGAGTAGCTTGTGCAGCCTTTTCCTCGGGTATGGCCGCTGCAACAGCAATCTTCCAAGCCCTCAAACCTGGAGATCATGTATTGTTACCCGACGACGTGTACCATGGCGCCCGGTTCGTAGCAACTGAACTATTCGAGACCTGGGGACTCGAAATTAGTCAGGTAGACATGGAGAACCTGCAGGCAGTGCAAGAGGCTATTCGTCCGAATACAATGCTTGTATGGATCGAAACACCTTCCAACCCACTCCTCAAAATTACGGACATTTCGGCTGTAGCAAAACTTGCCCATGCCAACAATGCGCAAGTTGTCGTTGATGGCGCCTGGACCACTCCGTTGCTGCAATTACCCCTTGACCACGGAGCGGACCTGGTGCTGCATTCTGTAACAAAATACCTTGCCGGCCACTCGGATGTATTGGGCGGAGCAGTAGTTACCCGCTCAGCCTCTCCTCTTTTTGACCGACTCCGCGTTGTTCAAAAAGCCGGCGGAGCAGTCATGGACCCGTTTAGTGCCTGGCTTGCACTACGCGGTATGCGCTCACTTGCAGCCAGGATGCAGGTACAAACCAAAAACGCAAACCAGTTGGCGAACATCCTGCATGATCATCCGCGGGTAGCCCAGGTTCACTATCCTGCGCTGACTTCGCACAGTGGCCATGCTGTGGCTAAAAAGCAAATGAAACAGTATGGCGGTATGTTGTCCTTTGAGGTCGCAGGTACGCCAGAGGAAGCCAAACAAGTTGCGCACAGTACCCGCATCTTTAAACCGGCTACGAGCCTTGGCGGTACAGAAAGCCTGATTGAACACCGTGCTTCCATTGAGACACCGCCAACCAAAACACCAGACACGCTGCTTCGCGTATCAGTTGGACTTGAACATATTGAGGATTTATTGATGGATCTCGAACAAGCCATCAATAAGGTGGTTGATGCGTAA
- a CDS encoding proline dehydrogenase family protein: MKLPFFLAQRFVAGESFDKALPAIRVLTDQQLFVTLDLLGEYITDRKIASRARDAYIKLVKVVSESRNSEQEASISIKLSMMGQKIDEDFCRENLRQLLDTAKANNVFVRLDMEGSDITESTISLFESVYPDYPDHVGIVLQAYLKRTAKDIDRMCELNARVRICKGAYKEPANIAFQDMEEIRSRFMTYATQLIEHARYPGIATHDDRLIEGVKKFVRKREIPKDTFEFQMLYGIRPETQLALRDEGYNMRVYIPFGTEWLPYFTRRLRERKENVWFVIRNLIRK; this comes from the coding sequence ATGAAGCTCCCATTCTTCCTGGCACAACGCTTCGTAGCCGGCGAATCCTTTGATAAGGCTTTGCCAGCCATCAGGGTACTAACTGATCAACAGCTTTTTGTTACCCTCGACTTGCTCGGCGAGTATATCACTGACAGAAAAATTGCCAGCCGTGCACGTGATGCGTACATCAAGTTAGTCAAGGTTGTAAGCGAGTCGCGCAATTCTGAGCAAGAAGCCAGCATTTCGATCAAGCTATCGATGATGGGGCAGAAAATTGATGAAGACTTTTGCCGCGAAAACCTTCGTCAATTACTCGATACTGCCAAAGCAAACAATGTATTTGTCAGGCTCGATATGGAAGGTTCTGATATTACAGAATCCACCATCTCCCTTTTCGAATCTGTTTACCCCGACTATCCAGACCACGTTGGCATTGTGCTCCAGGCCTACCTAAAGCGAACAGCAAAGGATATCGACCGCATGTGTGAACTCAATGCACGGGTGCGTATTTGCAAAGGCGCTTACAAAGAGCCGGCAAACATCGCCTTTCAGGACATGGAAGAGATTCGATCCAGGTTCATGACCTATGCTACCCAGCTCATTGAGCATGCGCGGTATCCGGGCATCGCAACACACGATGATCGTCTAATCGAAGGGGTTAAAAAGTTTGTTCGGAAGCGAGAGATTCCAAAAGACACGTTTGAATTCCAGATGCTCTATGGCATCCGTCCGGAAACACAACTGGCGCTGAGAGATGAGGGATACAATATGCGCGTTTATATACCATTCGGGACAGAATGGTTGCCATATTTCACGCGCCGGCTACGCGAACGGAAGGAAAACGTTTGGTTTGTTATTCGGAACTTGATTCGGAAGTAG
- a CDS encoding BON domain-containing protein — MQAKPLALTIIVVGVLAFLADALLVANTPAGARFEQSQVAPVPSRHLIKPDSVAFSPPIVVADSLERSLTVAQQLQDLTLIAQISKKLFRTRTLEHLQFDVQATEGHVILAGLVPSILEQRRAVRIAQSVKGVKSVTSELKLLAQSPSTSESSSE; from the coding sequence ATGCAGGCAAAACCCCTGGCACTGACCATCATTGTTGTTGGCGTTCTCGCCTTTCTGGCGGACGCCTTGCTGGTAGCGAATACGCCTGCCGGCGCACGCTTTGAACAAAGCCAGGTTGCCCCTGTCCCATCTCGGCATCTGATAAAACCTGATTCGGTAGCCTTTTCGCCTCCAATTGTGGTAGCAGATTCACTCGAGCGCTCCCTCACGGTCGCTCAGCAATTACAGGATCTCACACTGATCGCCCAAATCAGTAAAAAATTATTTCGGACGCGCACCCTGGAGCACCTTCAGTTTGATGTGCAAGCTACAGAGGGGCACGTGATACTTGCTGGATTGGTGCCGTCTATTCTAGAGCAACGTCGCGCTGTTCGTATCGCCCAAAGCGTAAAGGGTGTGAAATCGGTGACAAGCGAGCTGAAGTTGTTAGCCCAGTCTCCGTCTACTTCCGAATCAAGTTCCGAATAA
- the trxB gene encoding thioredoxin-disulfide reductase yields the protein MDLSKFSNFDFENAEHANVVIIGSGPAGLTAALYAARANLAPVVYQGIQPGGQLITTTDVENFPGFPNGIMGPEMMELFDKQASRFGADLRYGTVTDIDMSARPFRMLVDEETPVVAQTVIISTGASARYLGLENESRLLGYGVSACATCDGAFFRNVEVAVVGGGDTAMEEAMFLTRFASKVYVIHRRDTLRASQIMQDRVLSNEKVEMIWNTEVVDVKGEKVVEGIRVKNRVTGEESDMNVGALFVAIGHKPNTDVFKDWLETDDLGYIKTQPDSTYTSIPGVFACGDAQDHVYRQAITAAGTGCMAAIDAERWLAEHGVKTLSEAV from the coding sequence ATGGATTTGTCCAAATTTAGCAACTTTGATTTCGAAAACGCCGAACACGCAAACGTTGTGATCATTGGATCCGGACCTGCCGGTCTTACCGCTGCGCTTTATGCAGCCCGGGCCAATCTTGCGCCCGTTGTTTATCAGGGTATCCAGCCAGGTGGACAGCTTATCACAACAACTGACGTTGAAAACTTTCCCGGTTTTCCCAATGGAATCATGGGGCCGGAAATGATGGAGCTGTTTGATAAACAGGCTTCTCGTTTTGGTGCAGACTTGCGTTATGGAACCGTTACGGACATCGACATGTCTGCCCGTCCGTTTCGTATGCTGGTTGATGAAGAAACACCCGTTGTTGCACAAACAGTAATTATCTCAACAGGTGCATCTGCAAGATATCTGGGCCTGGAAAACGAATCCAGACTGCTTGGCTATGGCGTGTCTGCTTGCGCAACGTGTGATGGTGCGTTCTTCAGAAATGTGGAGGTTGCCGTTGTTGGCGGTGGCGATACGGCGATGGAAGAAGCGATGTTCTTGACCCGCTTTGCGTCCAAAGTGTATGTCATCCATCGCCGTGATACCTTGCGTGCATCTCAAATCATGCAGGACCGAGTGCTATCAAACGAAAAGGTTGAGATGATCTGGAATACCGAGGTGGTAGACGTAAAAGGGGAAAAAGTGGTTGAAGGTATTCGGGTTAAAAACCGTGTTACGGGTGAAGAGTCCGACATGAATGTTGGGGCGCTCTTTGTGGCCATCGGACATAAACCTAACACCGATGTCTTCAAAGACTGGCTTGAGACCGACGATCTTGGTTATATTAAAACCCAACCGGACTCAACCTATACCAGCATTCCCGGTGTATTTGCGTGTGGAGACGCGCAGGATCACGTATATCGTCAGGCAATTACGGCCGCCGGCACAGGCTGTATGGCAGCTATCGATGCGGAACGCTGGTTGGCTGAACACGGAGTTAAAACGTTATCTGAAGCTGTATAA
- the trxA gene encoding thioredoxin encodes MADNAKYVTLSDANFQEEVMDSGAPVLVDFWATWCGPCRMIAPVIEQLADEFEGRAKVAKMDVDHNPEVPMKFGIRSIPTLLFFKDGQVVDQVVGAASKKVLADKLEALVGQPA; translated from the coding sequence ATGGCAGACAATGCCAAATACGTAACGCTGTCTGACGCCAACTTTCAGGAGGAGGTCATGGATTCAGGAGCTCCCGTCTTAGTTGATTTTTGGGCGACCTGGTGTGGCCCTTGCCGCATGATTGCACCTGTAATCGAGCAGCTCGCTGACGAATTTGAAGGCCGCGCTAAAGTAGCTAAAATGGATGTTGACCATAACCCTGAAGTACCAATGAAATTTGGTATCCGCTCTATCCCTACACTGCTGTTCTTCAAAGATGGCCAGGTTGTAGATCAGGTGGTTGGTGCAGCTTCCAAAAAAGTACTTGCAGACAAACTGGAAGCGCTGGTTGGTCAGCCTGCCTAA